tggaaaaagtcacactatgacccctttaagaatAGAATACATATTGCCTGACAGCCTAAAACTGAAAATGGAAGTTAAACTGACAATTGTGAGTAGCGAAATAGTTAATATTACTTACTTTatctatttaacattttaatgataTCTGCTGTGGCAATAGCCAGCAGAAATCTATAGTGTAAAACAATCGAAACCACTTCAGACAACACCACTTTCACCTGCGAGGGATAATGCATAGTCAGCCGGTTTTactgtaacaaaacaaacactgacGGGGGAGCGGGACTCAGTGTGACTTCAGACTGCCACATAAGCAAATTAGACACAAAATATTGATCCGAGACTTTTACGTGAAATGTTTAAGTAGCATTGGTAAAGTAACCCGGTGAAAAATTTAAGTGGTTATTGAGGAATATCATCAATCAAGTAATCAATAGAgacatatataatgtatatggTATACTGTATAaagtataataatatatacGGTATATTGTTCCTCTGTTAAAATAATACTTAACATTCAATGCAAGAAACTGCTGACCTTCAAGtggttttgtttaattgtttactgtatttttaagGCATAATGCAATATATCTATTgtacattttacagtgtagtagtCTAGgcatacttttatttatttccaaATGCCATCAGTTGCTTTTACTGTTGCTCATATTAAACTTAATATGATTAGGTAAAATGAATATAATGGCTGAGCTACTTTTTTGTGCCTTTAAAGACATTCACATGCTATGAATAATTAATGCACTGTAGTAATTGACAGAGTCAAAAAAATTGGGGGCGGACAGGGataagactagtcctagactaagtTAATTGTAAGAgctgttcaaactgaaaacaacatatcttaaaatacatcagtatcatttgtttagcctcaaaatgcacacaagtaatgtttttagtaaggcatgtttgttaaaactacttatatttcctaattaaactgaggtctagtcctggcttaagccaGAGGCGTCATGCGTATTCAAACTGAGGGGACACTAATCATGTTTAGGCtactttattctggcggcagctaggcgctgcagtcagcgcagtcgcagacgtcatcagcgtctgagcgcgctcacgagctctttgctgttgctgctgcattttgctatctgaggaattaaaacgtgtaagaaacgctcacaTTTCCAATCCAGAGTActgtaatgtgcagttaacctcctttgtgtagaaaatgtatggtttaaaatgtgagagatttctagattcatcttggtacaacgccaaagttcgccagagttcatgGGTGcgcggaatcacacatgctcacatatggGGTAAAATTGAATGcaaaatccgttcctctaataattttatctaaacatatatatattttttatcattattgaACAACTCAATCACGTGGCTACAGCGTATGtaattttcgttgtttatatactttatggatttaaaattacataaattttatagtatgcagttgttgtgcaaaatgcattaatgacacaattaaacaagtcatttaacaaaacataaataaacaaaacatgctgtttcagatgtaaatatgatgccaatatgtcattattccgagTGAACTGTATTTAATAATAAagtttagtcaacacttttattttggaggtttttgcataaATGCAGGGGCGCTTcaattgttagaaatgtaatggaaaagactgaaagctctataatattgtgtttgatgtctgtgtatgcacaaatttctgtgagctgtgcacactgtgcccctttaaaaaaaatggtgcatgGCCCctgcttaagctaatccctatccgggaaaccaccccataatgtatACTTGATCTAGGTATATGACACAGAAATAATTTACACAATTATTATGCGTTTTTCTTTTAGTTGGCTGATGCTGTAATTCCACTGGATAACGTGGATCCTAAAGTGAATGTCTACCATAGCAGGGTGGACTATGTTGGTAAAGGAAATAACATCTCCATCCTTCTGTGGAATGTAACGTTTGATGACGCAGGTGTCTACACCTGCTTTGGCAAAAACCCCAAAGAGAAGAGCAAGAATCACAGTGCCATTTTTACTCTGTACGTGGTGGAGGAATGTAAGTATGGCATGGATAAATAAAGCTAAAAAATatagtaaataaatacagacacCACGTTGTGCGTCAAGGTCCTTAATaaattttaattcatttttgtttggcaatcattttctgtctgtctcagtAAGGCAGGTTGATAACACGCTCACCATCATCATTGCCTCCTGTGTTGGTGGATTCATTGCTGCGTTAATGGCCTTCATGCTGATAAAGAATTTCACTCTGTTCGTACTCTCAAAGATTGAGGAAAAAAAGTGAGTTTATGACCTTTACGTGCAAAAACTGCACAACCTGTCTTGAAAgtctaaggggcggtttcccgacAGGGGTTTAGATTGAGcatttaaaggtgtagtgtgtaatttttaaaggtgtagtgtgtaatttttaaaaggatctcttgacagaaatgcaaaataatatacaaaactacattatcaggggtgtataaagacctttttataataaacatttatgttttttattacccTAGAATGAggtgtttttatctacatacacagagggtccccttacgtgaaagtcgccattttgtgccgccatgtttctacagaagcccttaacggacaaactttttttacttagtTGTCTCCGTTGAGgacatgtttttccagtggcggctaccatagcttctctatgcatttatGGCCAAGTCCATGTTAGAAGCCCTGTTAAcacagttattattagcaagaTATGTCCGCCTTTGCACAGAATCATCAACAAAGCAGTCAGCGgcgcacaatcttgacgtcaaacacagtggATAACGGCGCACACTCTGACGTCGCAAGGCAAAACCCCCGGTTTTATGCTCTACACGATACCACTGTAaccggggtttcttaaaaagctcaccctggccggggttttcaaatatgctcggtttcagtgccctgatactgcgGTTTCGTGTGGATGAACGGCTGAACCGCGTGAAAAAactcacggttataaaaatacccgtgtccgtgtggactaggccttagagggaggggtgagcagtggactgagccgttggttgcaattcccaaccacaccactagatgccgctaaaatttacacactgcacctttaagtagtttttacaaacatgccttGCAAAAAACGTTTCTGATGGACATTCTGAGCTAAACAATAGCACTGAAATAGTTTAAGATATGTCAAGGCAAACTGTTTTCAGTTAGGATAAGCATTAAGCTctagacttaagccctgtctgggaaaccaccttTTAACTACGACATGCAAAATGTGACcatcattttgaaaaataacatttaatttaatcttAAATGGGGAGAGCGgtgcacaacctaacgctttttgactttggctctaccattcaaaaaatatttaagttagattaattatttttttacacaatcaacacacacctctctgctacaaatgaacacttaaagtttgtttgtgggacctaccgttatcttacaataggctttatgcccagttGCACTACTTCCTGTACTTCAGCCAGCTtctttcctgtctgccattattggacaaaccgattaatccaggtgtgcctgacctcagtagtcacaacaacaataatcagacacacctggatgaatcagtttgtccaataatggcagacaggaaacaaggagctggctgaagttcaggaagtagtgcagctgggcataaagcctattacaCCAAAAGTTACAGGAGTGCAAACCTGATATTgcattaacagttatcattttaattaatagtACTTACATTgtatacaataataataaaaagaaaacattgtacacagtgttacaactaaccccgctgtgtaaaaaattttcaatcccagctatcagttactaagagttgctgacatgtttcaaaatagtgttatgttttaggtaacaagacagtgattaaaataatataaggttgatttggtgacttacacacccaactagaaatcagaaaaaaagaaatttacttttatgcctccaaaacactctttgttcaatagctaaaccaaaacttttcacaaatttacaggagatcatcttctgacagtaagagaaaaagaccaaaagcacagattgctcggcgctgtagaaatatgtaaagtagctgcgttacaattaaccccgcgttaTAGTTTGTGCACGCTCACCCctaaaaatacacacatctcACATGTAACATTTctatgttttatatatgtaaagaTGTAATAGAtgtaaagacttttattttaaacaatttgtaTATTCTATCCCCTAAGCCAGAAGTTTTAAACCTTTGGGAGTGCGCAAAGATTTTGTGCATCCCTTTGCGGTCCaccaaagaaaattcatgatATTAActtaatttgaattaaacaaaacatattaaatgatacaacgTAGTACTGTTGGTTGATAGCTATAGTTATCTAAGGGTGGGTTACACTGAATTTATGATAAAGCAGTGTATTTTATAAAACCTACCCAACCCCTATACCTaacctttacaaaaaaaaacgtacatttttaaataaacaattttaaattatttataaacggTTTGCCTCAAGGGGACAAAAATGTCCGTACAAGGTCAAAAATGACATGGTATTACTATCAAATATCCCCACACTGTATGGATTTTCTTGgagcacacacacaataatcTCCCTCTCTCATCCTTCTTTCTTTGTCTTTTTTCCAGTAAGGAGTGCCTTGTCACCTCCTCAGGGATTGATAACACGGAGAACGGTCTGTCGGGCTCTAAATCTACACCAAAGAAGGCATGAGAGAGTGCACAAACACAGCTACACATGCACATGGCATGGATCAGCCATCATGTTGTGCCCTCTCGGTTTATTCATATGCGTGTCCACAAGTGCTATTAGTTACTTTAGTTGCAAAAAAGAGCCATGACAGCATTAAATTAACGATTTATAAAGTTTCTGTAGAAGAAATTCacattgttcatttattttcttaagATATGAATGAAAAGAGGGGGCATTATGTATTTCtgcatatattatatttatatatgcatttaaatatGCACCACAAACATGCAGCCTCACGCACTTTAGTTAAGTGGCTCACACCAAGCCTGTGGACTGCATTTCTTATATATATctctaatatatatttattttcatcTAACAATGCTTGAAATGTACGCTGTTCTGTTAATAGCTCCTTGAACTGGACTGTAAAACTGTAATGCCTGACTAAAATGGTTGCAGGTTTGCCAACATCTGCATTAAGTTTAAGCTAGCTCTTAGCATAATTCTTGAGTAAAGGCCTTATGGTTTTTATTGTGGTGTTAAATACAGATTAGCTCCTGTTGTCAAGTGGCCATCAAGTTTGTGAGAGCTCATTAATAGTTTATGTTGCTATTTTTCACCCGTGACAGAGACAGACTGTCAATGCTGGTAACATAACTGTATGTTTTAATGCAGTAGTGGATGgaaacaaaaaaatagcagAATTCTGATTGCTATTAGCAAGGGCAGAATTTGGCCTTCATGTAACAGTTTTGAGTCCAGTTCAATATAAACATTACCATCTTTGCTTGAAATTGAATCACATGTGCCTGTTAATGCTTCTGTCGCCACCTATTGGTGAGTGagaccgaaaaatgcaaaacattATAATGCTAAAAGGATAAAAGAATAACAATAGTAAACCGCTGCAAAATCGCAAAAGCCCCCAAGCAGTTAGTAACTACAAGCTAGTGAATGATACTTGACAATCCGTAGAAATCAGTGTCCCCTTAGATTAAACCCTGAATGAAACACTGACAATGCTGCTTCGAATAATTTCCTGTCTAATATAGCATGTGCTAAATGGCCAGAATTTTTAGGGCTACGTGGCTCACTATAACTGTAGAAACAATGCTTTTctattgtaatattaaaatacatcTGTCATATTCTAACTTAATTAGCATCAGCTTTAAAACGGAAAATAGCTTGGTAAATTGCCATGccaaacaaaatataaataccAAAAATGGGAAAAAGAATTGCAAACAGACATACTGTGACTTATAAACCATATACAACTCACCCTGTGACATCATGaaaatgcaatattttaaaGCAATAAACTTATCATAAAATCATGCACAACGATAAAATTATAACTATGTAAATACCGattgaataaatgaaaaatgaatgtatgttttcagacatttcagGGACTGACGTCAAACAAGGTCTATTCTTTCGATTAgaaatgaaataaattaaaaatcccagtaatttatttaagatatatagcaaatatacaataaataaaactacgTTAACTcgttccccgccagccttttttaagttgcccgccagcatttttgtgattttcacaaaatgcttctataaatatataaacatacactgtaaaaacttcctgcagtgttacttgcagctggttgcggGTAACTtgccgtagatttaaattttgttcaaagttaaatgaacattaaacattcacaagtCTTTTGTCTGTACAgagtaaaaattaaaataacagtctgaagaaaaaaacaggttgatgatgatttctggttcccagaatgctttgcatgaggctgttattgtatggttttattctgtaaagatagagacttcttaatttttaaaagttatttaactttgaacaaactcttgccagtaaataacaaattaaaatCTACGGCGGGTTGCCgccaaccagctgcaagtaacactgtaatttccacggaatttttttacagtgtacaaatatatcaaatgaaaaaacagaccctcttgctttcaaataaacaagcaaaacggggggaaaaaactttcattctatcttcatttgttttcttttataacctcttaaatatgggtacactgtatgcagctggttgccagtaacttactgtagaagataaagactgaatgttttatgttcatttaactttgaacaaacttttgccagtaaataacaaatgtaaaatctacagtaagttactggcaaccagctgccagtaatactgtaatttctacagaattttttacagtgtagttttcttcaaaaataccaaattttgagcaaaaagctgaaataattgcatttttgtaaaggaattttgtaagagatcagattcagaacaatgatcaagacaaaaactaatttaacaacattttaaactctgtgtatgtttcagtttttttataaattgggtaagtttGTAAATTGGGcagattactgtaaaaactcGAAAGGAAAGCGTCATtagcagggaaatgttttctcttaattgacgagataactcgtcattggcggggaaagagttaaatgtcaaaatataataGATAATCCATTCAGAGACGTTTTAGtttaaatattacattaaaaaacaagaaatgTTTCAAATCAATCATGCAATAAATAAGTGTCAGTCTACCCTGCAAATACTAAAACACCATAATAGAGCCTCCCTGTAAATCTATGTAACTGAAAACCAGTGAGGATTTGACATTTTTCCTATTGTTGGTAAACTTTATTGTGAATGGTAATGTCACAAACCTCTCATAAATCTTCCTTGAACAAAGCAGCTTGATTTCAGTGCCAAAAAGGGTAAACACCAGATAACAGTCAAATGTTTGTCTTTAAACATGATTGTAGAGAAGTTCAGCATAGAGCACAAAAATTGGCATAATCTGCACTTTTAAAAACacgataaaaatgtatactgtaTAACCATAACTATTCTCACATCCTTCCCTAACATCTCTTTGTCTTTGAGTATTGTTCATGAAAACTATTTTTAAATTTcactttaatatgtttttgtaAGTTTGCTTAGTTAATGTAATCGCAATTCTGTTCTTTAAAGGGTGAGTAAAATGTAAACCATAATCATTTAAGGTAAATGGAGGTTGAGTCAGGGTAGGCAGTTGCATTTAAACCAACAAAGTATTCTGGATACCTTCTGGCATTTATTGAACTGTGATAAAGATTTACATATTGATTATCACCTATATAAttgcaaatatattttatttataatgtatTGCAAGAGCACACAGTAtttgacatcattaaagcaatACACATTCAGGGGCTCTTTAGCTTCATTTAATACAAAATACATGAAGACGTTAAATCTAACGATTTTAAAGAGTTCGTAGTCCTACCtctaattattcaaaaatacttTCATCATGACAAACCTgcatatgtttttacatttaatatttgtatgacTTTGAAAGAACAGACGTTTTCTCAGGTTGTTTTAGGGTTGGACGTCTCGATGGCCAGCTTAATATTGGGCTTTAAGATCTTAGGGCTTTTTAATTATTAcaactaattattttttattaattctttgaactaatgcacttttaaaaccaCTAACATATCAGTTTTGGTTGGGTTAGGAATTTGTCATGGCaatttaaacaacaaaatgtttaaaatgcagTTTGGAACTATGCAGAATGATAGATTTTTGGGCAAGAATGAGCATTATCATCATCTTAAGCAATATTATTTTTCTGGATAGAAATATTGATATAAACTGTTATCATATTAAGAGAGAATGAAAAAAACACATGTCACTTGATGCACAGACAGTTTAGTATGATTTCTGTGTTTATGCATTTCACGTTGCACATTTCTGTCTGAAATTTCatacatcaaaataaaaatacaaaatccCAATTTTGATATTGAACTGATCATGAATTGAGTGTTTGTACAAATTCTAAAACATTCAACTTGTGTCAAATGTTCACGTAATATGTTGCTTGCAAGCTATAAAATATTAAGGCATCAGAGTGACTGGCAGTGACTGATCAAGACTCATTCAGATGCTGTATAAAATACTGAGCTAGATCAGTTtgttaaacaaaaatgtaaaaccaGGGGGAATAAAGGCCTTCAAATCCACCCAAGGCTTTAATAAAAATTAACTGCTCATATGCACCAATCCTGAGTCTCAATCTTATACAGACGACATTGTTTGACATCAGTCCCCTACCAAACTGAATGCAAAACACACGCTATAGCATAGAGGCTCATTTAAGCCCATAATCCTGAATCTTTGTTCCTACTGTTTCCTTAAGACAGTGTGCAGGCCTGTTATTCCCCATGGAACTGCACAACCATGCATATTGTATTTCTTTATTATAAGAAgctattaaataaaagttttgaatTAAAAGTTTGATGAATGGTAAAGTTTGTATGAACAGGTACATGCATTAATTAAATAATctctttattttaatttacatgtttacatttacatttttaaaacacgtCATAGCTTTAGAAAACTGACAAGGAACATAATCACATATAGCAGGCTAACAGGGAAAACACCACAGTGCTATTTACATTACAGAAACATGATTTTAAAAGCATGCCATTTTGACAGATGttatagtttaaaaacagtGAAGACCATCCTTCATCCCTCAATAACACGGTCTTGGATTCTCATGTGTTCATCTAAAATATGGACAATCACGTTTTTATtctctttatttttgttatatttatgtACACAACCATAAGGACATACCTCCATCACAGTGTAAATCCAGTTCAGAAGTTGAGTAACATCAGTGTAAACTCCAGGTTTTCCCTCGCGGGCACACCCCACTCCCCAACTTACTACGCCCATTAATTGCCAGCGAGAAGAAAGGTACACAAGTGGACCCCCACTATCCCCCTATAAAATGAGAGAAAATGGTTTATAAAGATAATAGTTGTATTCTAAGAGTTTACAATTTTGGCTTGTCTGCATATATAAGCCGGAAGCCAATACTACACtcaattaaaggcggggtgcatgattattaaaaaaaaatcaggcagagtatcaaaaaaatatttgtagccaatcagaagtAAGGGGCGATccactaaccgacatcgttgcctgggttgcatatgtgtggggcaagtctatcaaaaaaaggtccaggttctattggggtaggggcgtgtttgtttaggtgatttcaaatgccaacattggctttcagagaccatgcaccccacctttaaaggggtcatatgagatttttaagatgtaaaagaaatctttggtgtccccagagtgcgtaggttaagttttagctcaaaatactccacagctaaatttattatagcatgttaaaattgctaatTTGAAGggctgagcaaaagtgtgccgtttttgggcgtgtcgtttaaaatgcaaatgagctgatgaaatgcaaacactgatcacaatgatggtggtttgttgtaactgaaactcaattgtgctttcaagtacatttttctttctttctctctgcattATGGAAGTGCTATGATTGAatattgcagataaagggggcggtattattgtaattcgccttgcaACCTAACTCACAAGACGggcaaaatctgaacgacctaatttttcacacgcttgcagtaaatggcttacccaaactaagttactgggttgatctttatcacattttctaggttgatggggacccaattatagcacttaaacctggaaaaagtctgattttcatgctatgacccctttaaggtttcattttagttttttggTACCTGACATGCATCTACGTTCCCTTCGATGAATCCGGCACAAAGCATCCTGGGAGTGATAGCAGGACCATAAACAGAAGTCTTGGAACATTCAGATTTATCAATCAGTGGCACTAAAGCTTTCTGTAGTATTGAGGGCATCTGACCTGTATGAGAAAAATAAAGGGAAATGAGAGAAAActgaataaatgtgtgtgtgggggggcaAAATGCCATTCCATGTTGTATTTAAGTTAACCTAATTGACAACACATCATCTTACCATTCTCTTTTAACAAGCCCCACCCAGTCACCACAAGCATATCCTTCACAGAAAGCTGGTATGGGGGTAAACAAACTGGCAAAATTGATTCTGAAAGTAGACAGAAAACTGAAGATATAGCAAACT
The sequence above is drawn from the Misgurnus anguillicaudatus chromosome 22, ASM2758022v2, whole genome shotgun sequence genome and encodes:
- the scn4bb gene encoding sodium channel, voltage-gated, type IV, beta b; the protein is METKSRGHLTRREDTSERTVCCLLLTLMFGVCCVHALEMSTGKVPFLEAVNGSTVLLPCTYSSCIGIKDLYFKWEFNDNGTMQKLADAVIPLDNVDPKVNVYHSRVDYVGKGNNISILLWNVTFDDAGVYTCFGKNPKEKSKNHSAIFTLYVVEELRQVDNTLTIIIASCVGGFIAALMAFMLIKNFTLFVLSKIEEKNKECLVTSSGIDNTENGLSGSKSTPKKA